The Acetivibrio saccincola genome window below encodes:
- a CDS encoding tyrosine-type recombinase/integrase: MDTIIKYFTQDELSRLFNAIKNSGDRHALRNLCIFRVAYRCGLRASEIRLLKLEYYNKSKGELYCKRLKSSWNNTIALDKQTVKILNQYIKEYGVKEESEVLFKSQEQNPISRKMLDYLMKRYCQMAKIKDENKWHFHCLKHSTAVHLAESDLDIKEVQFWLGHKSVNSTLCYFQFTTQQQKNMLKKLEKQSMLV, from the coding sequence ATGGATACCATAATAAAATATTTTACACAGGATGAATTAAGTAGGTTATTTAATGCAATAAAAAACTCTGGTGATAGGCATGCACTCCGTAATTTATGTATTTTTAGAGTAGCATATCGCTGCGGACTTAGAGCCTCGGAAATCAGGCTATTAAAATTGGAATACTACAATAAATCCAAAGGAGAGTTATACTGTAAGAGACTGAAAAGTAGTTGGAATAATACCATTGCCTTAGATAAACAAACTGTTAAAATTCTAAATCAATACATTAAAGAATATGGAGTTAAAGAAGAATCAGAGGTACTTTTTAAGAGCCAGGAGCAAAATCCAATCTCCAGGAAAATGCTGGATTATTTAATGAAGCGATACTGCCAAATGGCAAAAATTAAAGATGAAAACAAATGGCATTTTCACTGTTTGAAACATTCTACTGCAGTGCATCTAGCAGAATCAGACTTGGATATAAAAGAAGTTCAATTTTGGCTAGGACATAAATCTGTAAACTCCACTTTATGTTATTTTCAATTTACGACTCAGCAGCAAAAAAATATGCTGAAGAAATTAGAAAAACAAAGTATGCTTGTATAG